One genomic region from Buteo buteo chromosome 12, bButBut1.hap1.1, whole genome shotgun sequence encodes:
- the COX20 gene encoding cytochrome c oxidase assembly protein COX20, mitochondrial isoform X1: MADEGDSEPRKSFKLLGFLDVKSVPCARESVLYGSLGSLVVGLGHFLATSRVRRSCDFAVGGFICTMLGYWFYCRYNLAQHRIRQRMLKEGMRNKILFEGSSLDPERKQTGNEREKAAPTTAMYGSQLVSSSAGSQRGAQWPLLHTGDR; this comes from the exons ATGGCGGACGAGGGCGACTCTGAGCCGAGGAAG tccTTCAAACTCCTAGGATTTCTTGATGTTAAAAGTGTCCCATGTGCACGAGAATCAGTGCTCTATGGCTCCCTGGGATCTTTAGTTGTGGGTCTTGGACATTTTTTAGCAACTA gtagAGTTAGAAGATCTTGTGACTTTGCAGTTGGTGGCTTTATTTGCACAATGTTGGGATACTG GTTTTACTGCAGGTACAATTTGGCCCAACACAGGATCCGGCAAAGAATGCTTAAAGAAGgaatgagaaacaaaattttatttgaaggCAGTTCTCTTgatccagaaagaaaacaaactggcAATGAAAGAG agaaagcagCTCCTACCACAGCCATGTATGGGAGCCAGCTGGTCAGCTCAAGCGCCGGCAGCCAGCGTGGTGCTCAGTGGCCCCTGCTCCACACAGGAGATAGATGA
- the COX20 gene encoding cytochrome c oxidase assembly protein COX20, mitochondrial isoform X2 translates to MADEGDSEPRKSFKLLGFLDVKSVPCARESVLYGSLGSLVVGLGHFLATSRVRRSCDFAVGGFICTMLGYWFYCRYNLAQHRIRQRMLKEGMRNKILFEGSSLDPERKQTGNERVKLKDFVFVLSVRN, encoded by the exons ATGGCGGACGAGGGCGACTCTGAGCCGAGGAAG tccTTCAAACTCCTAGGATTTCTTGATGTTAAAAGTGTCCCATGTGCACGAGAATCAGTGCTCTATGGCTCCCTGGGATCTTTAGTTGTGGGTCTTGGACATTTTTTAGCAACTA gtagAGTTAGAAGATCTTGTGACTTTGCAGTTGGTGGCTTTATTTGCACAATGTTGGGATACTG GTTTTACTGCAGGTACAATTTGGCCCAACACAGGATCCGGCAAAGAATGCTTAAAGAAGgaatgagaaacaaaattttatttgaaggCAGTTCTCTTgatccagaaagaaaacaaactggcAATGAAAGAG TGAAGTTGAAGGATTTCGTCTTTGTTCTGTCTGTGCGAAACTAA
- the COX20 gene encoding cytochrome c oxidase assembly protein COX20, mitochondrial isoform X3, with amino-acid sequence MADEGDSEPRKSFKLLGFLDVKSVPCARESVLYGSLGSLVVGLGHFLATSRVRRSCDFAVGGFICTMLGYWFYCRYNLAQHRIRQRMLKEGMRNKILFEGSSLDPERKQTGNERGDS; translated from the exons ATGGCGGACGAGGGCGACTCTGAGCCGAGGAAG tccTTCAAACTCCTAGGATTTCTTGATGTTAAAAGTGTCCCATGTGCACGAGAATCAGTGCTCTATGGCTCCCTGGGATCTTTAGTTGTGGGTCTTGGACATTTTTTAGCAACTA gtagAGTTAGAAGATCTTGTGACTTTGCAGTTGGTGGCTTTATTTGCACAATGTTGGGATACTG GTTTTACTGCAGGTACAATTTGGCCCAACACAGGATCCGGCAAAGAATGCTTAAAGAAGgaatgagaaacaaaattttatttgaaggCAGTTCTCTTgatccagaaagaaaacaaactggcAATGAAAGAGGTGATTCATAG